In a genomic window of Primulina huaijiensis isolate GDHJ02 chromosome 10, ASM1229523v2, whole genome shotgun sequence:
- the LOC140986965 gene encoding uncharacterized protein isoform X2 encodes MTTSTAPAKSSAASPQSTPSSASGSNPRQRSSGSAGRTSGTPATPPPNTTSLRWDSRTIQFSVNAWSFLVGVLSVFPFVPNNLSNRAYRLSFLGTACSSLYSLYSLYGKPRAWNLQALQVWFQSVVATKDFLYAIYCINFVFSHVCLKFALIPILCRALEHVTKFLRHNFSRSTLYRRYLEKACVWVESNTTTLGVLSSQAEIGIGFLLIISLFSWQRNIIQAFMHWQLLKLMYHSPVTAGYHQNTWAMIGRSVNPLMQQYAPFLNTPISAIQRWWFR; translated from the exons ATGACTACTAGTACCGCACCTGCAAAATCTTCAGCAGCCTCGCCACAATCAACACCATCGTCTGCTTCTGGAAGTAATCCACGTCAACGAAGTTCAG GGTCTGCGGGTAGAACATCAGGGACACCTGCAACTCCACCTCCTAACACTACATCATTGCGTTGGGATAGTCGGACTATCCAATTTTCTGTCAATGCTTGG TCATTTCTCGTGGGAGTTCTTTCAGTGTTTCCATTTGTGCCAAATAATCTATCAAATCGGGCGTATCGGCTTTCGTTCTTGGGAACTGCTTGTTCTTCTCTGTATTCTCTATATTCATTGTATGGG AAACCAAGAGCATGGAACTTGCAGGCTTTGCAGGTGTGGTTTCAGTCCGTGGTGGCTACCAAAGATTTTCTCTATGCCATTTACTGTATTAACTTTGTTTTCTCACATGTTTGCCTCAAAT TTGCTTTAATTCCCATTCTGTGCCGGGCACTTGAGCATGTTACGAAGTTCTTGAGGCATAACTTTAGCCGTTCCACCTTGTACAG AAGGTACTTGGAAAAGGCTTGTGTTTGGGTTGAATCAAACACGACCACACTTGGGGTTTTGTCATCACAAGCTGAGATAGGAATTGGGTTCCTTCTGATAATTTCTCTCTTCTC GTGGCAGCGGAATATCATACAGGCATTCATGCACTGGCAG CTTTTGAAGCTTATGTATCATTCTCCTGTTACTGCTGGCTACCATCAAAATACATGGGCCATGATTGGGCGTTCTGTGAATCCATTAATGCAGCAGTACGCTCCATTCTTGAACACTCCAATATCTGCCATTCAGAGATGGTGGTTTCGGTAA
- the LOC140986927 gene encoding isoprenylcysteine alpha-carbonyl methylesterase ICME-like: MEATASLPPYVSSKELVEQDPVSDPLFRVSSVPSGSPDQQWRRRGGRRTSSLLARQRSFGREVGHAAAETYLITRLSFKLLRYLGVGYRWITRLLSLALYAMFLLPGFLQVGFCYFFSSQVHRSIVYGDRPRNRLDLYLPKNSDGLKPIVIFVTGGAWIIGYKAWGSLLGLQLAERDIIVASIDYRNFPQGTISDMVDDISQGISYVCNDVVEFGGDPNKIYLMGQSAGAHISACALLQQAVKESNGDDISWSVSQIRAYFGLSGGYNLLKLVDHFHGRGLYRSVFLSIMEGEKSLKHFSPEFIAQSPSLHNAVSLLPHFILFHGTSDYSIPSDESKAFAETLRIAGARAELILYNGKTHTDLFLQDPLRGGKDDLFDYVVAFIHADDKEALASDALASPRRRFVPEILLRLAHHLSPF; the protein is encoded by the exons ATGGAAGCGACGGCGTCTCTGCCGCCTTATGTTTCTTCAAAAGAATTGGTAGAGCAAGACCCGGTGTCGGATCCTCTGTTCAGGGTCTCTAGTGTTCCGAGTGGTTCACCGGACCAGCAGTGGAGGAGGAGAGGTGGGAGGAGAACGTCGTCGTTGCTTGCTCGCCAGAGGTCGTTTGGCCGTGAGGTCGGCCACGCTGCGGCGGAGACTTATTTGATTACCAGGCTCAGCTTCAAGCTCCTTCGCTATCTTGG GGTAGGCTACCGATGGATCACGAGACTCCTTTCTCTTGCTCTTTATGCCATGTTTCTTTTGCCTGGATTTCTCCAAG TTGGATTTTGTTACTTCTTTTCAAGCCAAGTCCATCGAAGTATTGTTTACGGAGATCGACCCAGAAATAG ATTGGATTTGTATTTACCAAAAAATAGTGATGGCCTAAAGCCTATTGTGATATTTGTAACTGGTGGAGCTTGGATCATCGG GTATAAGGCATGGGGTTCTCTTCTAGGATTACAATTAGCAGAAAGAGACATCATAGTTGCTAGCATTGATTACAG AAATTTTCCACAGGGGACAATTAGTGATATGGTTGATGATATTTCTCAGGGGATCTCTTATGTCTGTAATGATGTTGTTGAATTTGGAGGTGACCCGAACAA GATCTATTTGATGGGTCAATCAGCTGGTGCCCACATTTCTGCGTGTGCTCTTCTACAACAAGCAGTCAAAGAGTCCAACGGAGATGACATTTCTTGGAGTGTGTCCCAGATAAGAGCTTATTTTGGTTTATCTGGGGG GTACAATTTACTCAAACTGGTGGATCATTTCCATGGCCGAGGCTTGTATCGCTCTGTCTTTTTAAG TATAATGGAAGGGGAGAAATCATTGAAGCACTTCTCTCCTGAATTTATTGCACAAAGTCCAAGCTTACATAATGCAGTTTCTCTGCTGCCTCATTTTATCCTTTTCCACGGTACCTCGGATTATTCCATACCATCGGACGAAAG TAAAGCATTTGCGGAAACACTCAGGATAGCCGGGGCTCGAGCTGAACTTATCTTATATAATGGGAAAACCCATACAGATCTATTCCTCCAA GATCCTCTTAGAGGTGGAAAAGATGATCTTTTCGACTATGTAGTAGCCTTCATACATGCCGATGACAAGGAAGCTCTTGCTAGTGATGCTTTGGCTTCTCCAAGAAGACGCTTCGTCCCAGAAATTTTGTTGAGATTGGCTCATCATCTTAGCCCCTTCTGA
- the LOC140986905 gene encoding protein GAMETE EXPRESSED 3-like isoform X3 produces MFILHPSVIILAVVVQFPFAVTYNSQHFKRLALFAAEKPSQKAGGQLFKNFVGDDGRVFACSDKSFFAFEKNGSIAWTVHLNYTCSADIAPVHGGSRKIYLVAENRVLKIHPFKNGTTDSAVEVFFGPVETDIVGIAVSISSSCVVINVKNRGLFAFRLHGKLLWSAGPVLYRHGYRQGCRKCTTDCYFTSVPVIDHCEASIYVSNTVGELYSLSIRGPHFKWIQDFSLYGNKFTITSGNNGLLYVIIPDKAQILALEVSMGSIVWEGSIGPLSSEDYEPVVDANGWISIGSLDGFLYSFSPTGSLKKFPQSTRVSSVIQVNPVLDCSGYAVYVSQTEMQEREANIIGENTYVAAMKPRNAVFTLLVPVLGSSYWSESDHSNLLFNLSQSDMKHFSTDERTLLSFFAVSRNGNPFPCRATRQKLASSCSLIKPKNIGIYTGNPSTIVLFLLSESVLLVLLAASVKYCCIFWRKKRLQILNLGTFLEKRKEFDRAITELEQKVSDEAVTNGVLETLNDLVKEREGIKRKLSTTYSLGRDGEKSGLKTVLPLYDGTSRSHSFQASKKESVTIFHTPTDSVSSGDSSLDEIQGFVNPSSSEHSCGEIEVVGMKGDEMEKRNMVGRSQSLRRRTMSFQ; encoded by the exons ATGTTTATTCTTCATCCTTCTGTAATAATCTTGGCCGTTGTTGTCCAATTTCCGTTCGCTGTAACCTATAATTCTCAACATTTCAAGAGACTGGCATTATTTGCAG CAGAGAAGCCTTCCCAGAAAGCCGGTGGCcaacttttcaaaaatttcgTTGGTGATGACGGGCGGGTTTTTGCATGTTCAGACAAGAGCTTTTTCGCCTTTGAAAAGAACGGATCCATTGCTTGGACAGTGCATTTAAATTATACATGCAGTGCTGATATAGCTCCAGTTCATGGGGGTTCAAGAAAG ATATATTTGGTTGCTGAGAACAGGGTACTTAAAATCCATCCTTTTAAAAATGGAACTACTGACTCAGCGGTTGAAGTGTTCTTTGGTCCGGTTGAAACAGATATTGTTGGAATTGCAGTAAGTATATCTAGCTCATGTGTTGTTATAAATGTTAAGAACAGAGGCCTCTTTGCATTTAGATTACATGGAAAGCTTCTCTGGAGCGCTGGTCCGGTACTTTATCGGCATGGCTATCGCCAAGGTTGCAGGAAATGTACTACGGATTGTTATTTTACTTCTGTCCCTGTCATTGATCATTGTGAAGCTAGTATATAT GTCTCAAACACTGTCGGAGAACTCTACTCGTTATCGATTCGTGGTCCTCATTTCAAATGGATCCAAGATTTTAGTTTGTATGGAAACAAATTTACCATCACTTCTGGGAACAACGGTCTATTGTACGTCATTATACCCGATAAGGCCCAAATTCTAGCCTTGGAAGTTTCCATGGGAAGCATTGTCTGGGAAGGAAGTATTGGACCTTTGAGTTCAGAAGATTACGAGCCAGTTGTTGATGCTAACG GGTGGATATCCATTGGATCATTGGATGGATTCTTATACTCATTTTCACCAACTGGATCTCTCAAAAAGTTCCCACAATCAACGCGTGTGAGTTCGGTTATTCAGGTTAATCCGGTACTTGACTGTTCCGGTTATGCAGTTTATGTTTCTCAGACAGAAATGCAGGAAAGAGAAGCCAATATTATAGGAGAGAACACTTATGTTGCAGCAATGAAACCTAGGAATGCTGTATTTACATTGTTGGTTCCAGTTTTGGGGTCCTCGTACTGGTCTGAGAGCGATCATAGTAACTTATTGTTCAATCTGTCACAAAGCGATATGAAGCATTTCTCGACGGATGAAAGAACACTTCTGTCATTTTTTGCTGTTTCAA GAAATGGCAATCCATTCCCTTGTCGTGCTACTC GTCAGAAGCTTGCATCTAGCTGCTCACTGATTAAGCCCAAGAATATCGGTATCTACACAG GTAACCCAAGCACGATTGTACTGTTTCTATTATCAGAATCAGTGCTGCTGGTTTTACTAGCAGCATCTGTCAAGTACTGCTGCATCTTCTGGAGGAAGAAAAGGCTTCAAATTTTGAATCTTGGAACATTTCTTGAAAAGAGA AAAGAATTTGACAGGGCAATCACGGAGCTTGAACAAAAAGTTTCAGATGAAGCAGTTACCAATGGAGTGCTTGAAACACTGAACGACTTAGTTAAAGAAAGAGAAGGCATCAAGAGAAAGCTCTCAACGACATATAGTTTGGGACGGGACGGGGAAAAATCAGGGTTGAAAACCGTTCTCCCGTTGTATGATGGGACATCCAGGAGCCATTCGTTTCAGGCTTCGAAGAAAGAAAGTGTTACAATATTTCATACACCAACTGACAGTGTTTCTTCAGGAGACAGCAGTCTAGATGAAATTCAAGGATTTGTCAATCCATCGTCGTCGGAGCATTCTTGTGGTGAAATTGAGGTAGTGGGAATGAAAGGTGATGAAATGGAAAAGCGAAATATGGTTGGAAGGAGTCAAAGTTTGAGGAGGAGAACCATGTCATTTCAATGA
- the LOC140986905 gene encoding protein GAMETE EXPRESSED 3-like isoform X1: MFILHPSVIILAVVVQFPFAVTYNSQHFKRLALFAAEKPSQKAGGQLFKNFVGDDGRVFACSDKSFFAFEKNGSIAWTVHLNYTCSADIAPVHGGSRKIYLVAENRVLKIHPFKNGTTDSAVEVFFGPVETDIVGIAVSISSSCVVINVKNRGLFAFRLHGKLLWSAGPVLYRHGYRQGCRKCTTDCYFTSVPVIDHCEASIYVSNTVGELYSLSIRGPHFKWIQDFSLYGNKFTITSGNNGLLYVIIPDKAQILALEVSMGSIVWEGSIGPLSSEDYEPVVDANGWISIGSLDGFLYSFSPTGSLKKFPQSTRVSSVIQVNPVLDCSGYAVYVSQTEMQEREANIIGENTYVAAMKPRNAVFTLLVPVLGSSYWSESDHSNLLFNLSQSDMKHFSTDERTLLSFFAVSRNGNPFPCRATRQKLASSCSLIKPKNIGIYTGNPSTIVLFLLSESVLLVLLAASVKYCCIFWRKKRLQILNLGTFLEKRRSLRLQQKEFDRAITELEQKVSDEAVTNGVLETLNDLVKEREGIKRKLSTTYSLGRDGEKSGLKTVLPLYDGTSRSHSFQASKKESVTIFHTPTDSVSSGDSSLDEIQGFVNPSSSEHSCGEIEVVGMKGDEMEKRNMVGRSQSLRRRTMSFQ; this comes from the exons ATGTTTATTCTTCATCCTTCTGTAATAATCTTGGCCGTTGTTGTCCAATTTCCGTTCGCTGTAACCTATAATTCTCAACATTTCAAGAGACTGGCATTATTTGCAG CAGAGAAGCCTTCCCAGAAAGCCGGTGGCcaacttttcaaaaatttcgTTGGTGATGACGGGCGGGTTTTTGCATGTTCAGACAAGAGCTTTTTCGCCTTTGAAAAGAACGGATCCATTGCTTGGACAGTGCATTTAAATTATACATGCAGTGCTGATATAGCTCCAGTTCATGGGGGTTCAAGAAAG ATATATTTGGTTGCTGAGAACAGGGTACTTAAAATCCATCCTTTTAAAAATGGAACTACTGACTCAGCGGTTGAAGTGTTCTTTGGTCCGGTTGAAACAGATATTGTTGGAATTGCAGTAAGTATATCTAGCTCATGTGTTGTTATAAATGTTAAGAACAGAGGCCTCTTTGCATTTAGATTACATGGAAAGCTTCTCTGGAGCGCTGGTCCGGTACTTTATCGGCATGGCTATCGCCAAGGTTGCAGGAAATGTACTACGGATTGTTATTTTACTTCTGTCCCTGTCATTGATCATTGTGAAGCTAGTATATAT GTCTCAAACACTGTCGGAGAACTCTACTCGTTATCGATTCGTGGTCCTCATTTCAAATGGATCCAAGATTTTAGTTTGTATGGAAACAAATTTACCATCACTTCTGGGAACAACGGTCTATTGTACGTCATTATACCCGATAAGGCCCAAATTCTAGCCTTGGAAGTTTCCATGGGAAGCATTGTCTGGGAAGGAAGTATTGGACCTTTGAGTTCAGAAGATTACGAGCCAGTTGTTGATGCTAACG GGTGGATATCCATTGGATCATTGGATGGATTCTTATACTCATTTTCACCAACTGGATCTCTCAAAAAGTTCCCACAATCAACGCGTGTGAGTTCGGTTATTCAGGTTAATCCGGTACTTGACTGTTCCGGTTATGCAGTTTATGTTTCTCAGACAGAAATGCAGGAAAGAGAAGCCAATATTATAGGAGAGAACACTTATGTTGCAGCAATGAAACCTAGGAATGCTGTATTTACATTGTTGGTTCCAGTTTTGGGGTCCTCGTACTGGTCTGAGAGCGATCATAGTAACTTATTGTTCAATCTGTCACAAAGCGATATGAAGCATTTCTCGACGGATGAAAGAACACTTCTGTCATTTTTTGCTGTTTCAA GAAATGGCAATCCATTCCCTTGTCGTGCTACTC GTCAGAAGCTTGCATCTAGCTGCTCACTGATTAAGCCCAAGAATATCGGTATCTACACAG GTAACCCAAGCACGATTGTACTGTTTCTATTATCAGAATCAGTGCTGCTGGTTTTACTAGCAGCATCTGTCAAGTACTGCTGCATCTTCTGGAGGAAGAAAAGGCTTCAAATTTTGAATCTTGGAACATTTCTTGAAAAGAGA CGTTCGCTACGTCTGCAACAGAAAGAATTTGACAGGGCAATCACGGAGCTTGAACAAAAAGTTTCAGATGAAGCAGTTACCAATGGAGTGCTTGAAACACTGAACGACTTAGTTAAAGAAAGAGAAGGCATCAAGAGAAAGCTCTCAACGACATATAGTTTGGGACGGGACGGGGAAAAATCAGGGTTGAAAACCGTTCTCCCGTTGTATGATGGGACATCCAGGAGCCATTCGTTTCAGGCTTCGAAGAAAGAAAGTGTTACAATATTTCATACACCAACTGACAGTGTTTCTTCAGGAGACAGCAGTCTAGATGAAATTCAAGGATTTGTCAATCCATCGTCGTCGGAGCATTCTTGTGGTGAAATTGAGGTAGTGGGAATGAAAGGTGATGAAATGGAAAAGCGAAATATGGTTGGAAGGAGTCAAAGTTTGAGGAGGAGAACCATGTCATTTCAATGA
- the LOC140986965 gene encoding uncharacterized protein isoform X1 yields the protein MGGGEGEDPQKLKWIAAAAYDYENDTRWADYWSNVLLPPHMSSRSDVVDHFKRKFYQRYIDPDLLVEPMTTSTAPAKSSAASPQSTPSSASGSNPRQRSSGSAGRTSGTPATPPPNTTSLRWDSRTIQFSVNAWSFLVGVLSVFPFVPNNLSNRAYRLSFLGTACSSLYSLYSLYGKPRAWNLQALQVWFQSVVATKDFLYAIYCINFVFSHVCLKFALIPILCRALEHVTKFLRHNFSRSTLYRRYLEKACVWVESNTTTLGVLSSQAEIGIGFLLIISLFSWQRNIIQAFMHWQLLKLMYHSPVTAGYHQNTWAMIGRSVNPLMQQYAPFLNTPISAIQRWWFR from the exons ATGGGTGGCGGAGAAGGAGAAGATCCGCAGAAGTTGAAGTGGATTGCGGCCGCCGCTTACGATTATGAGAACGATACGCGGTGGGCGGATTACTGGTCAAACGTTCTTCTTCCTCCTCACATGTCTTCCAGATCTGATGTTGTTGATCACTTCAAGCGCAAGTTCTACCAGCGGTACATT GATCCAGATCTACTTGTGGAGCCCATGACTACTAGTACCGCACCTGCAAAATCTTCAGCAGCCTCGCCACAATCAACACCATCGTCTGCTTCTGGAAGTAATCCACGTCAACGAAGTTCAG GGTCTGCGGGTAGAACATCAGGGACACCTGCAACTCCACCTCCTAACACTACATCATTGCGTTGGGATAGTCGGACTATCCAATTTTCTGTCAATGCTTGG TCATTTCTCGTGGGAGTTCTTTCAGTGTTTCCATTTGTGCCAAATAATCTATCAAATCGGGCGTATCGGCTTTCGTTCTTGGGAACTGCTTGTTCTTCTCTGTATTCTCTATATTCATTGTATGGG AAACCAAGAGCATGGAACTTGCAGGCTTTGCAGGTGTGGTTTCAGTCCGTGGTGGCTACCAAAGATTTTCTCTATGCCATTTACTGTATTAACTTTGTTTTCTCACATGTTTGCCTCAAAT TTGCTTTAATTCCCATTCTGTGCCGGGCACTTGAGCATGTTACGAAGTTCTTGAGGCATAACTTTAGCCGTTCCACCTTGTACAG AAGGTACTTGGAAAAGGCTTGTGTTTGGGTTGAATCAAACACGACCACACTTGGGGTTTTGTCATCACAAGCTGAGATAGGAATTGGGTTCCTTCTGATAATTTCTCTCTTCTC GTGGCAGCGGAATATCATACAGGCATTCATGCACTGGCAG CTTTTGAAGCTTATGTATCATTCTCCTGTTACTGCTGGCTACCATCAAAATACATGGGCCATGATTGGGCGTTCTGTGAATCCATTAATGCAGCAGTACGCTCCATTCTTGAACACTCCAATATCTGCCATTCAGAGATGGTGGTTTCGGTAA
- the LOC140985544 gene encoding transmembrane ascorbate ferrireductase 2-like, whose amino-acid sequence MAVPVVRFPIFPLLRLIGITLAALTIIWTQRFRGGMALVSEDKALIFNVHPVLMLIGFLLLNGEAMIAYKALSGTKEFKKIVHLFLQFLALCFGVIGVWAAWKFHNEKGVDNFYSLHSWLGLACLFFFGIQWAAGFVTFWYPGGSRNSRAGLLQWHAFFGIYIYALAVATCTTGFLEKATFLQMHKIISRYSTEALLINSLGIMTVVLAGLVILAVVSPSKENFEKREILKV is encoded by the exons ATGGCGGTGCCGGTTGTCCGGTTCCCGATATTCCCTCTCCTGAGGTTAATCGGAATTACATTAGCCGCACTTACAATTATATGGACCCAGCGTTTCAGAGGAGGAATGGCTCTCGTATCCGAGGATAAAGCTCTCATTTTCAAC GTTCACCCTGTTTTAATGCTCATTGGCTTTCTGCTTCTGAATGGTGAAG CCATGATAGCATATAAAGCTCTCTCGGGAACCAAAGAGTTCAAAAAAATAGTTCATCTTTTTCTACAATTTTTGGCTCTATGTTTTGGTGTAATTGGAGTATGGGCTGCTTGGAAGTTTCACAATGAAAAAGGCGTTGACAACTTCTATAGTCTCCACTCTTGGCTTGGCCTAGCCTGCCTTTTCTTCTTTGGAATTCAG TGGGCTGCTGGATTTGTGACCTTTTGGTATCCAGGCGGTTCAAGAAACAGTCGTGCTGGTCTGCTGCAATGGCATGCATTTTTTGGCATTTATATTTATGCCTTAGCAGTGGCTACATGCACCACTGGTTTTCTTGAGAAGGCAACATTTCTTCAAATGCACAAGATAATATCACGCTACTCAACTGAAGCGTTGCTGATTAATTCTTTGGGTATCATGACCGTTGTTTTGGCTGGTTTGGTGATTCTTGCCGTTGTCTCTCCTTCAAAAGAAAACTTTGAGAAACGTGAGATTCTAAAAGTATAG
- the LOC140986905 gene encoding protein GAMETE EXPRESSED 3-like isoform X2 — MFILHPSVIILAVVVQFPFAVTYNSQHFKRLALFAEKPSQKAGGQLFKNFVGDDGRVFACSDKSFFAFEKNGSIAWTVHLNYTCSADIAPVHGGSRKIYLVAENRVLKIHPFKNGTTDSAVEVFFGPVETDIVGIAVSISSSCVVINVKNRGLFAFRLHGKLLWSAGPVLYRHGYRQGCRKCTTDCYFTSVPVIDHCEASIYVSNTVGELYSLSIRGPHFKWIQDFSLYGNKFTITSGNNGLLYVIIPDKAQILALEVSMGSIVWEGSIGPLSSEDYEPVVDANGWISIGSLDGFLYSFSPTGSLKKFPQSTRVSSVIQVNPVLDCSGYAVYVSQTEMQEREANIIGENTYVAAMKPRNAVFTLLVPVLGSSYWSESDHSNLLFNLSQSDMKHFSTDERTLLSFFAVSRNGNPFPCRATRQKLASSCSLIKPKNIGIYTGNPSTIVLFLLSESVLLVLLAASVKYCCIFWRKKRLQILNLGTFLEKRRSLRLQQKEFDRAITELEQKVSDEAVTNGVLETLNDLVKEREGIKRKLSTTYSLGRDGEKSGLKTVLPLYDGTSRSHSFQASKKESVTIFHTPTDSVSSGDSSLDEIQGFVNPSSSEHSCGEIEVVGMKGDEMEKRNMVGRSQSLRRRTMSFQ, encoded by the exons ATGTTTATTCTTCATCCTTCTGTAATAATCTTGGCCGTTGTTGTCCAATTTCCGTTCGCTGTAACCTATAATTCTCAACATTTCAAGAGACTGGCATTATTTGCAG AGAAGCCTTCCCAGAAAGCCGGTGGCcaacttttcaaaaatttcgTTGGTGATGACGGGCGGGTTTTTGCATGTTCAGACAAGAGCTTTTTCGCCTTTGAAAAGAACGGATCCATTGCTTGGACAGTGCATTTAAATTATACATGCAGTGCTGATATAGCTCCAGTTCATGGGGGTTCAAGAAAG ATATATTTGGTTGCTGAGAACAGGGTACTTAAAATCCATCCTTTTAAAAATGGAACTACTGACTCAGCGGTTGAAGTGTTCTTTGGTCCGGTTGAAACAGATATTGTTGGAATTGCAGTAAGTATATCTAGCTCATGTGTTGTTATAAATGTTAAGAACAGAGGCCTCTTTGCATTTAGATTACATGGAAAGCTTCTCTGGAGCGCTGGTCCGGTACTTTATCGGCATGGCTATCGCCAAGGTTGCAGGAAATGTACTACGGATTGTTATTTTACTTCTGTCCCTGTCATTGATCATTGTGAAGCTAGTATATAT GTCTCAAACACTGTCGGAGAACTCTACTCGTTATCGATTCGTGGTCCTCATTTCAAATGGATCCAAGATTTTAGTTTGTATGGAAACAAATTTACCATCACTTCTGGGAACAACGGTCTATTGTACGTCATTATACCCGATAAGGCCCAAATTCTAGCCTTGGAAGTTTCCATGGGAAGCATTGTCTGGGAAGGAAGTATTGGACCTTTGAGTTCAGAAGATTACGAGCCAGTTGTTGATGCTAACG GGTGGATATCCATTGGATCATTGGATGGATTCTTATACTCATTTTCACCAACTGGATCTCTCAAAAAGTTCCCACAATCAACGCGTGTGAGTTCGGTTATTCAGGTTAATCCGGTACTTGACTGTTCCGGTTATGCAGTTTATGTTTCTCAGACAGAAATGCAGGAAAGAGAAGCCAATATTATAGGAGAGAACACTTATGTTGCAGCAATGAAACCTAGGAATGCTGTATTTACATTGTTGGTTCCAGTTTTGGGGTCCTCGTACTGGTCTGAGAGCGATCATAGTAACTTATTGTTCAATCTGTCACAAAGCGATATGAAGCATTTCTCGACGGATGAAAGAACACTTCTGTCATTTTTTGCTGTTTCAA GAAATGGCAATCCATTCCCTTGTCGTGCTACTC GTCAGAAGCTTGCATCTAGCTGCTCACTGATTAAGCCCAAGAATATCGGTATCTACACAG GTAACCCAAGCACGATTGTACTGTTTCTATTATCAGAATCAGTGCTGCTGGTTTTACTAGCAGCATCTGTCAAGTACTGCTGCATCTTCTGGAGGAAGAAAAGGCTTCAAATTTTGAATCTTGGAACATTTCTTGAAAAGAGA CGTTCGCTACGTCTGCAACAGAAAGAATTTGACAGGGCAATCACGGAGCTTGAACAAAAAGTTTCAGATGAAGCAGTTACCAATGGAGTGCTTGAAACACTGAACGACTTAGTTAAAGAAAGAGAAGGCATCAAGAGAAAGCTCTCAACGACATATAGTTTGGGACGGGACGGGGAAAAATCAGGGTTGAAAACCGTTCTCCCGTTGTATGATGGGACATCCAGGAGCCATTCGTTTCAGGCTTCGAAGAAAGAAAGTGTTACAATATTTCATACACCAACTGACAGTGTTTCTTCAGGAGACAGCAGTCTAGATGAAATTCAAGGATTTGTCAATCCATCGTCGTCGGAGCATTCTTGTGGTGAAATTGAGGTAGTGGGAATGAAAGGTGATGAAATGGAAAAGCGAAATATGGTTGGAAGGAGTCAAAGTTTGAGGAGGAGAACCATGTCATTTCAATGA